The Lonchura striata isolate bLonStr1 chromosome 16, bLonStr1.mat, whole genome shotgun sequence genome contains the following window.
ggaaaacaaacaacctGGAGACTGCAGCACATGCTGCTGGATGTCCCCCTGGCTAGGAAAACAAGCACCTGGGTGGCACCGGGATGTGCCAGGGGGGCTCTCGGATGGCACGTGGCACCAGCCAGCCTGGGACCGTGCCCCCACACACGAGGGGATGTGGGCAAAGCAGGTGGCTTCCCAGAAACAGCCAAAATCCCCTCAGCTGGAGGCAGGAGCAAAGCCAGAGGCACAGGCATCCCAGGAAAGGCAGGAGCAAGGTTTAAGTgaggggcacagcccagggatggctttttttcccttcctttctgtgctgaaaaatTCTGGGTGTAAATCCTTCTGTGTGCTtggttttaatttctgctgctgccccgCTGTTATTTATGCTCTTAAAATATAACAGCAGGCACATGGAGAGTGTGGTGTTCATGAAATACAGCCCAGTGCCCAGAGTGTTTATCGACCGATGCAGTAAATAATTCCAACGAGCACAACTCATCCAAGAGAGCAGGGCCATGGATGAAGGCTGCCCATCTGCCAGGGCCCTTCCAGCGCTGCCAGATCTGCTCCAGAAATGCTCTTTTTCCATCTCAAATGAAGCCAAGAGAGCCAAGTGCAGCTCCCAAGTGGGTCCTggtggcagctgtgccctgggctggcagggacatCCCTCAGGACACCTTTGCCCACCACGGCACACTCCCAGTTCATGCCAGGAGGACTTTAACAGAAAGCAACTGCTCAACTGcatccaggctggagcagaggcacCCAAGGGACACAGCCACACCAGGAGCTGGCCCTCCACAGCACCCTCAGTGCTCCAAGACAGCCAGGAGGTCACTGCTCGAAATCCAAGCTCTCTGCAAGGACCTGGTTTGGGTTGATGGGTGGGGAGAAGGCAGCAGTAACATCTCTGTGTGAGCCCTTGCTCATTCAGCATAGGTAATGTCTGTGGAATTTACTCAGCATCCgaattcttgctttttttccagGGGAAAGGCCATGGAAGCTCTGCTTCCATGCAGAGCTGGGTCTCTCAGCTGTCCCAAGGATTTCCCTGGATGCTTTCCCTGTCCTGGAAAACCCAGCACAAGGCCAAACAGATTTAGTGCTGCTACACTGGGACTCGTTTATCTTCCCTCCGAGGTGAACCCACACTGTCCTCAAGGACAGGAGCTTAACAAGCAGAGAGGAAGATCTGAACCAGCTCTTGACCTGATCTCAATCACGCAGCTGCTCTGAACCAAACAGGGCTGATTTATGCCAATGGGTGAGCACTGTGTGTGAGCTccagctcattcccagctccctgtgcccccagcagCGCTGCATcccccaggcagagctcagcccagcagcccagTGCATCAACACTCAGATTTCATGCTGGGACACTCACACCAGGCATTGCACCACTGACATGGGCAGCACGAAGACCCTCGGGGTAAAATAAAGCCCCCCagacagggctgtgctgcagcaaaccctgccctggctgtcccagggctgcccatccctgcagggcaccAGTGCCTGGGTTCAGGGAGAGCTGAGCACCACAGGGTACCTGTGGGGCTGACTGGAACTCAcagccagctcctctgggcttTGCTGCCCAAATATCACTGCCCACAGGGGATAACCTTGCATCAAAGTCGTGTGTCAGCCacaaagccaggctgggaggaggCTCCTGGTCAGGGTTCCTGACAGATGCTGCAGTAACACCCCCAGTGCTGTGAGAGCTCTGGCCCTGCTGGTCCCAGttcagctcagagcagcatttcccagcagggtgctgcccagcacagcacaaaggGCACTTTCAGCACTTTTACCCGTGGGCAATCCTGATATCCCAAAGGCTTCTCAGCAGGGAACAGCTCCTTCAGTTTAGCTGAGAGTCTGAGACACCCTGGAAACCTGGAATGCCCAGGCTGGGATTCCCAAATCCGGGCACCTGAGAGTCTGAGACACCTTAGAAACCTGGAATGCCCAGGCTGGGATTCCCAAATCCGGGCACCTGAGAGTCTGAGACACCTGGAAACCCAGAATCCCCAGGCTAGGATTCCCAAATCTGGGCAGCTGAGAGTCTGAGACAGCCTGGAAACCCGGAATGCCCAGCTGGGATTCCCAAATTCAGGCAGCATGAGGTGCCAGAGGCTTTGCCTCCAGCCAAGCCCCTTACCTTCTCTTGCTCCACAGGGAGACGGCAGCAGACACCCACTGACCcatttccagctccttcccagcaccCAGCCCCAAGGAGCTCCACTCCCTGCACACACcccagctcagctggggctgggagcagctctgcccacatccctggagctggcaggacggggagcagctctccccagccccacggatccagcacagcccctccaCCTTGGCTCTCTCCCCACGCAGGAGCCGCTTGCCAAGTCCACATTTGGATCTAGGAACAGACTTTTGTGCTTTGGCTCATGGATCCTGCAAACAAGAGCTTTAATCACTGCTTGCTTTTATGCACCGAGAGCCAAAATTGTCTTGTTAAGTACAGTAAGTGATCAGTGCTCACAGCACAGAGCGTTTCAATGGCTGCTTGTGTGGGTAATTATTCCAGGCTTGCCTCTCTTCCCCTCTGGAGAAAAATTACGGAATGTGGAAATTATTGCGAAGCCTCTCTGGACTTGGAATGTTTTCCACTGGTTATTTCAGCCTGTGCCTGGCCTTTGCTGCCTGCTCGTGCCCCTTGCTGaggggtgcccatccctggccaggctgctccaggatcTCACCTCCCACAGGCAGGTTCACAGCTGGGCAGACAGAATAACCCCAGTACCTGTCCTAAAGGTAACAGCAGCTGAGCCTTGGCTCCCCTTCCCTGTCCTCCCCTGCCTGAGCACAGCCAAGCCTAGCAAACATTGATTTAATTTGGTTTTCCCCCTATTTTCACCATGCATCCCTAACTGGAAGCGTGGATTGTGCTTGGGACCCCAGCTGTGCCATGGCCCCAGGCAGGAGCctttccctcccagccctctcTAATATTACACTATTAAAGTTGCCTTTTGGCttttattaggattttttttttttcccagagataAAAGCAGGctgtgggagcagagggagccccAGCAATATCCATGTCCTTGGAGCTGACAGAGTGGGGAACCTCAAGCTAGGAATGCTGTGGTGAGGCTGggacacagaggaggaggaggaggaggaggaggaggaggaggaggaggaggaagctcaGCTGTGcatccctcagccccagcttGGATGAAAGGAGCAGGAGAACAAACTGCAGGGATGCTCCAGTGCTCATGGAATGCTTTTCTGGAAAAGGGGGAGCAAAAAACTCCCGGCACGCTTGGAGCTGGCTTGGCATCGCCACCTCCTCTGCAAAGGCAGCTGGAGGCTGAAACCTCAGCAGGAGTTTCAGGCACCCAGAAACCTCCTGCTGAAACAGGGACAGGACCCCAGAGTCCCCATCCcactcccccagcccagggacagctctgcccTTGCCTCCAAGAGGATTTTGTACAGGGCAGTTCCGAAGGAAAGGCTCGGGGAGGGTCGGGATGAGCAGATAAAGCCCAGAGAGGTGGGATAAGTCCCCAGGATGTCTCAGGAGGTTTAAGTGCTCAGCAAACCTGGCCCCAGCTGGGAGGAGAGCAGTGCTGCCACTCAGAGCTCCTTTCTGCAGGTTCACGGCAGCAAAgcagggcagaggcagcagctccaggggggTCGGGGTGCCCCGtggcacccccagcaccccacagGGCTCCTGCACTTCAGCTGGGGCCAGGTTTGCTTCCTGGGGCTTCCTGGGGACTTATCCCACCTCTCTGGGCTGTATCTGCTCATCCCAATCCTCCCTGAGCCTTTCCTTTgggaaagacagagaaaaatggGTCCTGCCCAGCTGGAGAGGACGAGGAGAGCCCTGCAACGTGCCGGGGCAGAAGCTcgggctgctctgctggctgctacACCCAAAGGTTTTTAAAAGGAGGGTGACAGCGTGTGCCTGTGGCACCACCCGGGGCTGGCTCCTGTCACCAGTGTCCACCCCAGGCTGGCTCAGGCATTCCCAGTGCAGCATTTGGGTGCTGGGTGGCACacgctgtcccctgtcccggGTGGCACACGCTGTCCCCTGTGCCGGGTGGCACACGctgtcccctccagccctgggtGGTGCCATGGACACACGCTGTCCCCCTCCTTTTAAAAACCTTTGGGTgtagcagccagcagagcagccagagcttcTCCCCCGGGACGTTGCAGGGCTCTCCTCGTCCTCTCCAGCCGGGCAAGACCCATTTTTCCCTGTGCCATTTTCCCAAAGGGGTGAGGGCCCAGGActcatcacacacacacaaatctgCCAGGAAGGGAACCCAGCATTGCTTCCAAACCACTGCAGTATGGCAAGGCAATGCTAACCAGCTGGGAAAGCTCTTTAAAGACCCTTAATTAAGGGCTGGCTGTTGCACAGCCCCCTCTCCCATCCCGGCAGGAATGTTTCCCAGTTTCCCGGCCTCTCTCCCGCTGCCCTCCATCCCTCAcactttccttccctctggcatcTGCCAGCAGcgtgctgcagctgccagggggGGTCTTCAGCAATCAGCCATCAGATGGAAGTTTAAACTCAGagcaaaagggggaaaaaaaagggagaaattcCCTCAGTGTTGATTCCCAGCCGTGGCTGCCAGCCTGgatggcagtgctggcacagagctggcagtgccagcctgaTCCTTCCCATCACTGGCTTAGCGATCTGCACCAGCACTCCCGGCCACATCAGCTGGGAAAATTGGGGCTGGATCAGCCCTTTCAGCTCCATTTTCTTCTCCAACACCAGCTGTGGCATCACCAGGAGCCAGCCCCAGAGGCTCCAGCCGTGCCCCTTGTCCTGCCCActccctggagaggagcagtgctggcagtgccccatCCACCCCATACCCACGAGGGTTCAGTTAGGGCCTGGGGCTCACCTCCTGCCACAAAGGCATCAATTTATTCTCTCGTGTGATATAAATTCATTAAGGGAGGCAATGCCTCACTCTTCCAAATCAGAGCCTAAATTTGGCATTTGCACGTGATGGCTGCACACAAGCACACTGCTGCAGCCCCcaaaagcagcaggagggatgCCCTGGCAGCACCCCTCCCTCACCAGCCcgtgccagctcctgctcccgAGCCAGGACAGCCTCTGCACCCTGGGGAAATGCTGTGGGGAGGCTCTCCCAGCTTTTCCAGCCCACAGCCTCACCTGGGCAACGTGGTGTGGGCCAGGTGTGGGAGTGGGAATCGATgggcatttccagggaaaagcgTGAGGTTCCCTGTTACAGGTTATAAACATTCAAGATGAAACGTGGCACTGAaaagcagccctgctgctctcctcatCTCCAGATCCATGCCAAAGCAGGGAAGTTTAAACTTCTTgctttttgaggttttttttttttctttctttctttctttcttccctatTTTTGTACTTTCCCTTCTGTCCTCCTAAATCTGGTATAACAGAAAAAGgagtaaataaaacattttggaaagctcttccagccctgctcttccTGGCTTATGGAGTGGAATGGAGAGGGAGGCCCAGAGCACAGGAACCACAAAACTTTGGCGAGCTggattttcaaaacaaaatcgGGTCTAGAAATGGAAACTTTGGTGAACTGAGATGGAGatgaaaactttatttcatACTTGGCTACAAAGCTGGATCTTCATCATCCTCTCGTTCTGGCATTCCCCAATTAACCTGGTGCTCCAGAGACATTTTTCCAGCTCCATGAGCACGGGGTGGGTTTTGCCATCATCCCCTGAGCAAGCAGCTGCCCCAACTCCCTCTGTCCcagaaaacagcagcacagctcagcatccTCTCCTTCTAACTTTATTCCCAGAGGTTTGGAGCAGGGAGATCCAGCAGTGACACCTGTCCCTGATCCTCCGGGGGAGTTCCAGAGCAAttcctcccagagcagctggggctggtccctggcagtgtcccaggccaggctgggcagggctgggagcagcctggcacggtgggaggtgtccctgccatggcaggggtgccACAGGGTGGGCTTTAGGTTCccaccaacccaaaccatcccaggaTTCCATCACCGTGGAGGATGAAATGTCCCAGTGGAGAAGTGCTCAGCGAGCCCTCGGAATTCCAAGGAATCTCTGCTCAAGCCGAACCCTCCGCGACAGCACAAGTGTCACCAGCCGCAGTGAAACACTTTTTTTGGGAAGCACATCGCTCCGCTGGAGCCCTTGAAAGCACTGCCGAGGTGGACTTCAGGCCGTGCTCGGCTCAGAGCAGGAGCCGGGAGATTTCATCCCCTTCCTACCAAAGCTGCTTTTATTGTCTTGATCTAATGAAGTGCAGACTTCACCTGGACAGAGCCATAAGTGGCTCCTCTCGGAGGCAATGAATACAAATACTTGACCTCGTGAGCTGCGGGGCAGCAATTAGTTTAAGCAGGGGGTTTGTGTAACACTTCAAAAGTCTTAATCCGTGCGGTCAGCCCTGGCACGGTATTTGCCAGGGCGCATTGAGTAGTCTTAATGAGTCTGCAAAGCGAGTTTTCAATACATTTTGGGTCGCTTCAGATGCTTTAAATGGCATAGTCTATATGGTATTGTGCGGCTTTAGAAAGGGCCGGGCTTTAAAAAAGTATGGTTCCCTTTCACAGGGCAGACAGAAACCATCTTTAGAGCCGGGACCCTTAACGTTTTGCATATCAATACGGCTGGGGCTGAATGCAGTCACTCAGCTGAGAAATAGGATCACTATCAGCGTTTCCAGGCTTTCACAGGCACTTGGGAAACTTTAAAGCCCTCGGTGGAGAATAATTCGGTCGAATGTCGTCGCTggaaacaaaaccccaacaagCAGAGCGCAGTCCATCATGCGGAGCTGCCGGCCAGGCTGACAAGGGGCTCCAGCCGCTGCGACATCCCAGCCCCGGCGGGGGCCGGGGGTCACAGCCTGGGGGGAcacggccgggccgggggaTGCCGAGCGCATCCCACTGCTAAAACTGCTTAGGAAGTGCTGTAACGTGGGTGTTGTGTGGAGTAGAGATAATTCACGCCATTTCTAGGGTGATTtgtgtgatattgaatatttgttggagtgTACACGTTGGTATTGGGACtcccccccaccctcgcaggGAAACCTGGTGTGTGTTGGAACCCGATTGACACGTGAAAGGATGTGGCtggccaggagatggggatgggccatggctggagaGATGCGGGGACACCAGGAGCTGATCATGGTGTGAGCAACCccagatggatctcatggaccTGAGATGGATACCATGGGCCTGAGATGATGGATACCATGGAcctgagatggatatcatggacctgAGATGGATACCATGGACCTGAGAtgatggatatcatggacctgGGATGGATACCATGGACCTGAGATGGATACCATGGACCTGAGATGATGGATACCATGGACCTGAGATGGATGTCATGGACCTGAGATGGATGTCATGGACCTGAGATGGTTCTCATGGACCTGAGATGGATACCATGGGCCTGAGATGATGGATGTCATGGAAATCCTTcggcagatccatgtgaatgcagcgttcccataaatttcatcaagggattcaacaactccacacactgaattgttcttcttcatcaccaaaaaagaaaatcttattgaCCAATGGACTATCAATcgaagaaaagactgactgctgaaatcttggcctcaggtggaattttccctataaaaaccgaattttccctataaaaaccactcgtgccaggctggaggtgtgtgggcatggagggaaacctctgctgaggctgaatTCTGGtgccgaccccgggctcggctctgttcttgccttgtggctggctagatagaatttgattgcaaaagaaatattttattttttcattttagatttGGCTGGccaaattctcatttataacataGGTGAGAGTTGTTAAGCATGTAGTTGGGTTATGGTGAAAGGGGTTTAGAGGGGTGGCTGTCACAAATACTCAGCGTACTGGGGGTGCTGGACAGGAGGCTGAAcacgagccagcagtgtgcctcGGTGGCCAAGAGGCCGATGGCCCCTGGCCTGgctcaggaatggtgtggccagcaggagcagggagctcattctgcccctgggcacacctcgagggctgtgcccagctctggcccctCCGTTTGGGAAGGACCTTGAGATGCTTGAGGAGGCACCGAGGTTGGAGAAGGGCTGGgagcacaaaccctgtgaggagctgggcttgttcagcctgTTCACCTCTGTGAGGAGCatttgaaggagctggggttgttcagcctggagaagaaaaggttcAGAGGTGCCCTCATTGCTCTCCACAGCTActgaagggaggttgcagaCAGGTGTCACCTCCATGGTTCCTCTCCAAAGCCCTGGGGACTGTCACCTCCATTGTTCCTCTCCAAAGCCCCTGGGGACTGTCACCTCCATTGTTCGTCTCCAAAGCCCTGGGGACTGTCACCTCCATGGCCCCTCTCCAAAGCCCTGGGGACTGTCACCTCCATTGTTCCTCTCCAAAGCCCTGGGGACTGTCACCTCCAATGGTGCTCTCCAAAGCCCCTGGGGACTGTCACCTCCATGGTCACCTGAGCAGCACGGGCAGCTCTGGGATGCTGCACGGTGGAAGAAACCACAGCCAAAGCAGATCTGCAAATACTGCAGGGCCTGAGGGCCCTCCAAAACTCATAATTAGCTCATTAAAGAGACAAATACAAGTCACTAATAAGATCTTAGAGGTTAATTAAATGTTTTCCCCATCTTTTAATTAAGGGAAAACTAGTTAGTAGAGATTAAAGTAATTTCTGCAGCCTCCCGTGATGACCCTTGATGGCTGAAAAACTATTGAGATTATTGAACTGAATGGGCAGAGATGGGAAAATTGTGGAGAAGCTGGAATTTTCCTGCTAAGGGTTAGAAAGGCCCTGCCCTATCATGGGCCACCCAAGGAACATGGGAAGGTGACCCACAGCTCCCTCTCCCTAAACCAGGACCAGACATTTATTCAGAACTGCTCCTGTTCATTGTTTTGCTCAGCTGAGAAATTCCTACAAACTCTTTTCCACCTCCAAAAGATCTCCCAGGACTGGGGTTTgctgcccagcagggactgTGTCACCCCCAGAACCTGGTCCAGCAAAACCCCTCTGGCTGCGTGGCCCAGAGGTTTCCAAAGGTTTCATTCTGGGGCTGGATCCGTGCACACAAAGCCACCCTCCCCCCAAAAACGCTCCCAGTTAATGGAGATCAGCGAGGTTTATATGGAAGAATATTTAATCTGctcagggaggggagagggctCATCTGtgcttttattattaaatatttctctctACTCCAGAAAAGTCCGTTTCTTGCCAGAAAAGGTCCGATATAAATTAGAACAAAGGGAGGAGGGTGCTGGTGGGGTGGCCATGGGCATCCCTGGACAACGTGACCAAGGGCATCCCTGGGCCATGATGACCATGACCATCTCTGGACAATGTGACCAAGGGCATCCCTGGGCCATGATGACCATGGGCATCCCTGGACCACAATGACCATGGGCATTCCTGGACCATGATGACCACAGGCATCCCTGGACCACACTGACCACAAGGATCCCTAGCCATGATGACCACAGGCATCCCTGGACCACACTGACCACAAGGATCCCTAGCCATGATGACCACAGGCATCCCTGGACCATACTGGCCATGAGGATCCCTTGACCACAATGACCACGGGCATCTCTGGACAATGATGACCATGAGGATCCCTTGACCATGATGACCATGGGTATCCCTTGACTACAGGGACCATGGCCATCCCTTGACCACGATGACCACGGCCATCCCTGGGCCATGATGACCATGGGCATCCCTGGACAATTATGACCATGAGGATCCCTTGACCATGATGACCATGGGTATCCCTTGACCACAGGGACCACGGGCATGCCTGGACCACACTGGCCATAAGGATCCCTTGACCACGATGACCACGGCCATCCCTGGGCCGCAGTCCTGGCAGCCCAGGTGCCAGCCCGGCAGcgtgccctggggctgggctcagtcccacccaaaatcctgccCTGTCATCTGGTAAAACTTCATGTTGAAGGGTCTGTAGAACTCCCGCAGGCGCTGCACCACCTGCCCGTCGATCCTGGGGTGCGGCCGCCCCTTGGACTTCCCCAGGCAGCGGGGTTTGCTCCCCACCTCCGGCTTCTTCAGGCAGGGAAAGCCCTTGGTCTGGTTAAAATAGAAATGTCTGTCTGTCACCAGCCTCTGGAGGCCCAGGAAGTCCTGCACACGGCCCATCTCCCCGGCGGGGTCGCTGACCAGCCTCTCCCCGCTGACGAAGAGGAATTTGGAGAGCGGGAAGTACTGCAGCCAGTTGTCCAGGTGCTTGGCGTAGATGCCGATCCTCACCGCGCTCCAGCTCGTGTCGATCAGCCCCGTGCTGAGGTTTTTGAAGGCCAGGGCCTGGAAGCTGGGGATGGAGGGGTTTTTGGAGAGGGTCTGCGTGTAGTCCGAGATGGCGCGGGTGACGGGGTCCCGCACCACCACGATCAGCTTGGTGTCCCGGGACATGTTGTGGATGCGCCGCGGGGCCTCCTTGGTGACAAAGTAGCTGGGGGTCTTCTCCATGGTGAGCTGTCCCTCCAGGGTCCGTGGCATCAGGCTCCTGAGG
Protein-coding sequences here:
- the HS3ST6 gene encoding heparan sulfate glucosamine 3-O-sulfotransferase 6 encodes the protein MGCSGRLLGAAGGRRASLLLTMILFFTYFFSCLPGPCEPLPPALLRPPPAALPAAPGGSGGSSGGSSGGSGGSSGGGSRRFPQAIIVGVKKGGTRALLEFLRAHPGVRAVGAEPHFFDRCYEKGLRWYRSLMPRTLEGQLTMEKTPSYFVTKEAPRRIHNMSRDTKLIVVVRDPVTRAISDYTQTLSKNPSIPSFQALAFKNLSTGLIDTSWSAVRIGIYAKHLDNWLQYFPLSKFLFVSGERLVSDPAGEMGRVQDFLGLQRLVTDRHFYFNQTKGFPCLKKPEVGSKPRCLGKSKGRPHPRIDGQVVQRLREFYRPFNMKFYQMTGQDFGWD